The nucleotide window AGGGAGATTGATATTGTTAGAAAAGAAATTGAAATAACAAGGGTGGAATTCAAGAAAGATTTAAGAATTGCGGTTATCATTTTGATTGCAATTATAGTAATTTTAAATCAAAATTCTTTAGAGCTTTTAGCTAAATTAATCGGTATCGTAAAGTAAAAAGCTAGCTAAGGGAGCAATAAAATGGCATACGATAACAAATAAGGTTATCTTTTTTCTAATGACAACCTTGATTTTTAGAGTAGTCTCATCAGCTCACCTAAAGCTTCACACAGTCTTTCAATATCCTCATAAGAATGATTGTAATTTATCGTTATTCTAAGTCTTGAAGTTCCTTCTGGGACTGTTGGCGGTCTTATTGCTTGAACAAAAAAGCCTTTTTCTAATAATCTATCTCTTAATTTTAAAGCCTTTTCTTCTTCTCCGACTATCAAAGAGATTATAGGAGTGCCAAAAAACTTTACATCTATCCCTCTATTTTTTAAGGAGTTTACCAAATGCTTAGACTTTTCTAAAACTTCTTTTCTTCTAAAATCCTCTTTTGCTAATATTTTAAAATTCTCAAGAGATATAAAGTTTTGGACAGGAGATAAACCTGTTGTAAATATAACAGACCTCATAGTATTTACAAGATACTCTATCAAAATTCTACTTCCACAAATAAAAGCTCCATAACTACCAACAGCCTTAGACAATGTTCCCATCTGAATGATATTACTATCTGGCATTAAATTAAAATGATTAAGACTTCCTCTTCCTTTTTCTCCAATTATACCGGTTGCGTGAGCATCATCAACTATAACAACAGCATCATACTTTTTT belongs to Sulfurihydrogenibium sp. and includes:
- the bioF gene encoding 8-amino-7-oxononanoate synthase yields the protein MLNLDELLSKKLQEIKQKNRYRTRPILNENVINFSSNDYLSLRDNPITKQKLIHNIDKLSLGSGASVLVSGYHLIQKELEKFISEFKQTEDCIVVGSGYMANVGLIQAISDEEDIIFSDELNHASIIDGIRISKAKKIIYKHCDVEDLEEKLKKYHTKGKKIIITDGVFSMEGDIAPLDEIIEISKKYDAVVIVDDAHATGIIGEKGRGSLNHFNLMPDSNIIQMGTLSKAVGSYGAFICGSRILIEYLVNTMRSVIFTTGLSPVQNFISLENFKILAKEDFRRKEVLEKSKHLVNSLKNRGIDVKFFGTPIISLIVGEEEKALKLRDRLLEKGFFVQAIRPPTVPEGTSRLRITINYNHSYEDIERLCEALGELMRLL